The nucleotide sequence CTTTTTTATCTCCTGCTCGATAGTTATGTCCCAAATGTCTCATAAATGTCTCTTTTCACGTATAAAAGCCTGTGACTGCTATACTCCCCTCACCCCTTTGTTGCCTCTTTCGCCGTAATCGCCATTGATGCCTTTTGAGAGCCGACTGGCGCATTTGATTATATCCCTTTTGATCTTCAGCTCATGCCTGGTTTCAATGAGCCCTTTGAGCCCTTTATGAGCCGTTTTCTGGGACAAGGAGAAAATAGGTCAATACTTCTCTTGGTCCGCCGTACCCGATTGCAACAAAATTGCAACAACGTTTTTATTTGGCTGCAATTATAGCATTAATAAAACCATAATATCAGAGAGTTAGAGTGTGTCCTCTTCCTTTATTCGCACTTAACCCTGCCTAATTGCTAGTGATTGCAATGAACCTTTTTCAGCCCTGAGTACCACCTGGCTGCCTGTGTTACTCCGTATCATGAGGAAAAGAGGGATGTTGTTTCCTAATATAACAATTACTCGGGCTTTCTATTATGATTCTGAGCTTATGACCACTGCAATCGAAAAATCCACTTCGGCAAGCCCTACGTATTCCGGCCCATACCGAACAGTCATTCCGATAGAAGCCGAACGCCTGTTGTGATCGATGGCGGACACCCATTACGATTTCATGCCGGACACTTCTGTCGGTGTCCCTCTCTTTCTTCTTGAGTTCCCCGCCTGTGTTTTTTCCTGATTTTCATACATAGCAACAAAATTTACTGGATCAATATGAAAAGGCGGCATACCGGCTCTCCTAGCCAAGTCAGCAATAGACTCCCTTATGTAAGGGAAAATTATTGAAGCACAATTAATATGAGCTATCCTCTCCAAATCTTTCTTTGGTGGTACCTTTTGGAAATTAAATAAGCCCATCGTGGTCACATTAAACACAAACGGTTGGTTTTTGTTATCCGAAATAATGGAAACAACAACACTAACCATCTTATCTTTTGTTTCATAGGACACGTTTATACCGTAAGAGATATTTATGAGATTGTCCTTCGCTGGCTTGAAATCAGGATTCAAGGCAAAATGACTTTCAATTTGCTTAACATCAGCAATCTTAAACTTGAGTTCCATTTGTTACCCCTTCCGTTTGAATTGAAAACTCACTAGCCTTGGTCTTATATTTTTTCTTGAGATTTTTGTATTCCTCAAAATCAATTACCTTACTCTCCTCTTTATGCAAGGCAAACTTTCTTTTCTGGCTCTTCTGAATCACATTCAACGTGGATGGATAAGCATCCAAAATCCTCAAGAGATTATCCATTCCCTTACTTTGGCAGACCTGT is from bacterium and encodes:
- a CDS encoding protein-export chaperone SecB codes for the protein MELKFKIADVKQIESHFALNPDFKPAKDNLINISYGINVSYETKDKMVSVVVSIISDNKNQPFVFNVTTMGLFNFQKVPPKKDLERIAHINCASIIFPYIRESIADLARRAGMPPFHIDPVNFVAMYENQEKTQAGNSRRKRGTPTEVSGMKS